The Mercurialis annua linkage group LG2, ddMerAnnu1.2, whole genome shotgun sequence genome contains a region encoding:
- the LOC126669480 gene encoding UV-B-induced protein At3g17800, chloroplastic, translating into MEAAAAASVIRSPVGVFSKPSSSANFSRSVFLAPDFLRFSTAHQSQTKHCSSVLYRKGGNRRAGSYGSRRISAIRASSSSSDSGGLPPSPIAPLQLVSPVGQFLAQILVNHPHLVPAAVEQQLEQLQTDRDAEELKEEPSASGTDLVLHRRIAEVKANERKTALEEILYALVVQKFMDADISLVPSIAPSADPVDSWPRQDEKLEQLHSSEAYEMIQNHLSLILGNRAGDSTTVAQISKVRVGQVYAASAMYGYFLKRVDQRFQLEKSMKNLPNFDGNNNAQDAARNDMKSSGPQAAFQSASAYPEAALSAGDVSAGGFGSAIKPSRLRSYVMSFDGDTLQRYATIRSKEAVSIIEKHTEALFGKPEIIITPQGTVDTSNEELIKISFGGLKRLVLEAVTFGSFLWDVESYVDSRYHFVMN; encoded by the exons atggAAGCAGCGGCGGCAGCCAGTGTAATTAGGTCTCCCGTCGGAGTATTTAGTAAACCGTCGTCCTCGGCTAATTTTAGCAGATCTGTGTTTCTAGCCCCTGATTTTCTGCGATTTTCTACTGCCCATCAGTCCCAAACTAAG CATTGTAGTTCAGTTTTGTATAGAAAGGGAGGAAATAGACGAGCGGGTAGTTATGGAAGTAGGAGAATTTCAGCAATAAGAgcatcttcttcatcatcagaTTCTGGTGGGCTACCACCATCTCCGATAGCTCCACTTCAGTTGGTTTCACCGGTTGGTCAGTTTCTGGCTCAAATCTTGGTGAATCACCCGCATCTCGTGCCGGCTGCAGTTGAACAACAGCTTGAGCAACTTCAAACTGACCGTGATGCTGAGGAACTGAAAGAAGAGCCTTCTGCTTCTGGCACTGACTTGGTGTTACACAG gaGAATAGCTGAGGTGAAGGCTAATGAAAGGAAAACAGCTTTGGAAGAGATTTTGTATGCTTTGGTTGTGCAGAAATTTATGGATGCTGATATTTCTTTGGTTCCCTCGATAGCTCCTTCGGCTGACCCAGTGGATTCATGGCCGCGTCAAGATGAGAAGCTTGAGCAACTTCACTCTTCTGAAGCATATGAGATGATTCAGAACCACTTATCTCTAATTTTGGGAAACCGGGCTGGAGATTCAACTACCGTAGCTCAGATCAGCAAAGTAAGGGTTGGACAGGTCTATGCAGCATCTGCAATGTACGGTTACTTCCTTAAGCGTGTTGATCAAAGGTTTCAGCTTGAGAAGTCGATGAAAAATCTTCCAAATTTTGATGGAAATAACAATGCTCAAGATGCGGCTAGGAATGACATGAAATCCAGTGGCCCACAAGCTGCCTTTCAATCTGCGTCGGCCTACCCTGAGGCAGCCTTGTCTGCCGGTGATGTCAGTGCTGGGGGATTTGGAAGTGCCATTAAACCCTCGAGACTCCGGAGCTACGTTATGTCCTTTGACGGCGACACACTTCAAAGATATGCAACAATAAGATCCAAGGAGGCGGTCAGCATTATCGAGAAGCACACCGAGGCCTTGTTTGGAAAACCCGAAATTATTATAACACCTCAAGGGACAGTTGATACTTCCAATGAGGAACTTATTAAGATCAGTTTTGGTGGCTTGAAGAGGCTTGTTTTGGAGGCTGTGACATTTGGTTCTTTCCTTTGGGACGTCGAGAGCTATGTCGATTCAAGGTACCATTTCGTTATGAACTGA